From one Bacteroides fragilis NCTC 9343 genomic stretch:
- a CDS encoding tetratricopeptide repeat protein: MNIKRFLLLGIVALYAIIPAWGQAQKVEIRGSVIDDEGEPAISIVIRDQNEKGDVYGITDLDGKFKIMADPNTTLHFSGFAYASKTVKLKGKTTINVVISYEASMIDEVVITAKKVVDKLLPEPTDIEIVGNQYIIHPKVKIPKEMYKPNTRIVVQPMLVNITRKTQSLFRPAVVTGKEYAITLERMMEFDLSRDPLAAFQEKTQKIDKNEVIAYVDSLYMDNPDDECRCDIYMYLVEYKKLAYKDTVVIAKGTVNPMRFFTYQADGMKIRDEKYIPKPQKQQRGDRGEVKLNFLINSATIDEKDPNNQRELEKMRLRLQEIETDPNSEFLSFSVKGVSSPEGPYQSNLKLAQKRTDSTLKRIFGFLNGGTINAIKDSTYTEGVVASWEEVAELMERDSLPTDKLREIINCYPDNMASQYSRILRLPEYRNVILTTYLPRLRRVEYSFNYSVMRLLNDEEIRIMYKQDYKKLVSYEFWRIYLNADNDSTREVICRQALEQYPKFMIMANELAALLIEQKKADSKLLEPFVSRSAPTELLCNQVIALMDERAYNRADSIIDFLPDNDMTQDVRAIVGAYNGHFEDAYERFGTQGGINEVVLLMAMKQNEEAWEKAQELPDEPLSYYLRAACANRLDKVSEAYAFIKRALNEDPSLKEIAQIDGDVTDLLQQLEDEKKELKEKAEKTKEKNETEDTETEESGLNEEKTIKQ, translated from the coding sequence ATGAATATCAAAAGATTTTTGCTATTGGGGATAGTGGCCCTATACGCCATTATTCCGGCATGGGGACAAGCCCAGAAAGTAGAAATACGCGGAAGCGTAATCGATGACGAGGGAGAGCCTGCCATCTCTATCGTAATCAGAGATCAGAATGAAAAGGGAGATGTATACGGCATCACAGACCTAGACGGAAAGTTCAAGATCATGGCAGATCCCAATACGACCCTGCATTTCTCGGGATTTGCCTACGCATCAAAAACAGTAAAACTAAAAGGAAAGACAACGATAAACGTAGTGATCTCGTACGAAGCATCGATGATTGACGAAGTGGTGATCACCGCCAAAAAAGTGGTGGACAAACTGCTACCGGAACCAACCGACATCGAAATCGTCGGAAATCAATACATCATCCACCCTAAAGTAAAAATTCCCAAAGAAATGTATAAGCCGAATACACGTATCGTAGTGCAACCGATGTTGGTGAATATTACCCGTAAAACACAGAGCCTGTTCCGCCCGGCAGTGGTGACCGGAAAGGAGTATGCCATCACATTGGAACGAATGATGGAATTCGACCTGAGCAGAGACCCGTTAGCAGCTTTTCAGGAGAAAACGCAAAAGATTGATAAGAATGAAGTGATTGCCTACGTAGACTCCCTCTATATGGATAACCCGGACGATGAATGCCGGTGTGACATCTACATGTATCTGGTAGAATATAAAAAACTGGCATACAAAGATACGGTAGTGATAGCCAAAGGTACGGTAAATCCGATGCGTTTCTTTACGTACCAAGCAGATGGCATGAAAATCAGAGATGAAAAATACATCCCTAAACCTCAAAAACAACAAAGAGGCGACAGAGGAGAAGTGAAGCTGAACTTCCTGATCAACTCGGCAACGATAGACGAAAAAGATCCGAACAACCAAAGAGAATTGGAGAAAATGCGCTTGCGCCTGCAGGAAATAGAAACCGATCCGAACTCGGAATTCCTGTCGTTTTCGGTCAAAGGGGTATCTTCGCCTGAAGGTCCGTATCAATCGAATCTGAAACTGGCACAAAAACGCACGGACAGTACGCTGAAACGTATCTTTGGTTTTCTGAACGGAGGTACTATAAACGCAATAAAAGACAGTACATATACAGAAGGAGTGGTGGCCTCATGGGAAGAGGTAGCAGAATTGATGGAACGCGACTCACTGCCTACAGACAAGTTACGGGAAATCATCAATTGCTATCCGGACAACATGGCCTCACAGTACAGCCGGATCCTACGACTACCGGAATATCGGAATGTCATTCTAACGACTTACTTACCACGGCTGCGCCGGGTGGAATATAGTTTCAACTATTCGGTGATGAGATTGCTGAACGATGAAGAAATACGCATAATGTATAAACAGGACTATAAAAAATTGGTATCCTATGAATTTTGGCGGATATACCTGAATGCCGATAATGACTCTACACGCGAAGTGATCTGCCGACAGGCACTGGAACAATATCCTAAATTTATGATTATGGCCAACGAATTGGCTGCGTTGCTGATAGAACAAAAGAAAGCAGACAGCAAATTGCTGGAACCGTTTGTCAGCAGATCGGCTCCCACAGAACTACTCTGTAATCAGGTAATCGCCTTAATGGACGAAAGAGCTTATAACCGGGCGGACTCGATTATAGACTTTCTGCCGGACAACGACATGACACAAGACGTAAGAGCCATCGTTGGAGCTTACAACGGGCATTTTGAGGATGCTTATGAACGGTTCGGAACGCAAGGCGGCATAAATGAAGTGGTATTATTAATGGCCATGAAGCAAAATGAAGAAGCATGGGAAAAGGCACAAGAACTACCGGATGAACCACTCAGCTATTATCTAAGGGCGGCATGTGCCAACAGGTTGGACAAAGTGAGCGAAGCATACGCTTTCATTAAACGGGCCCTGAACGAAGATCCGTCACTGAAAGAGATTGCGCAGATAGACGGAGACGTAACCGACCTACTGCAACAGTTGGAAGATGAAAAGAAAGAACTGAAGGAAAAAGCGGAGAAAACAAAAGAAAAAAACGAAACGGAAGACACCGAAACGGAAGAGAGCGGCTTGAATGAAGAAAAAACGATAAAGCAATGA
- a CDS encoding DUF3575 domain-containing protein, with the protein MNTFNLKLDFPNLLWEIAGHNFPSLFGKRAIFFIFIAISFQVSAQRMAIKTNTLEWLAASPNLGVEFPLNDWMTAEISASANPWKITDKLFYRHGRVQAEAKYWLRNLLARHYIGITGFYSMFDVGINRRAYYGDAAAAGVTYGYNWILSRRWNLEVSGGVGVARYRLVRYQPGSTHGEPNESGWAPIPVKLSVSFIYIAK; encoded by the coding sequence ATGAATACATTTAATTTAAAACTAGATTTCCCCAACTTGTTGTGGGAGATAGCCGGACATAATTTCCCGTCTCTATTCGGGAAACGGGCTATATTCTTTATTTTCATAGCAATATCTTTTCAAGTATCCGCCCAACGCATGGCCATCAAGACTAATACGCTGGAATGGTTGGCGGCATCCCCCAATCTGGGAGTGGAATTCCCATTAAACGATTGGATGACAGCTGAAATTTCGGCATCGGCTAATCCCTGGAAGATTACAGATAAACTTTTCTACCGCCATGGACGCGTACAAGCTGAAGCTAAATATTGGCTTCGGAACCTGCTGGCACGCCATTACATCGGTATCACAGGATTCTATTCCATGTTCGATGTGGGAATAAACCGCAGGGCATATTATGGAGATGCCGCGGCCGCGGGTGTCACGTATGGATACAACTGGATTCTGTCACGTCGCTGGAACCTTGAGGTATCGGGCGGTGTGGGTGTGGCACGCTACAGGTTGGTGCGCTACCAACCGGGAAGCACTCATGGTGAACCGAATGAATCGGGATGGGCCCCCATACCGGTTAAACTAAGTGTATCTTTTATTTATATAGCCAAATAA
- a CDS encoding site-specific integrase, with translation MRSTFKVLFYLKRNAPKKNGLVPVMCRVTVNGKVSQFSCKLDVEEKSWNVELGRLSGRSTVAQEGNWILDKIRVGINKTYQEICDRDNYVTAEKVRNAFLGMGMKHETLLAVFAQHNEDYAKQVGKIKSERSYWKYCTVYNHLSEFIKQRYKVSDIALKELTPAFITDFELFLRTEKDHCTNTVWSYMMPLRRIIYMAINNGWLQRDPFYGYSITKEETKRGFLTKEEITLLINGTFKKKSYELIRDLFIFCTFTGLSWTDMANLMKENLEISFDGHLWIKTKRQKTGTESNIRLLEVARHIIEKYEGMAKDGKLLPVPCYPNCKNGIKVIAKHCGIDKNVTWHQSRHSYATTVCLSNDVPIETLSKMLGHRSIRTTQIYAKITAEKVSRDMEKLSKQIEQMESFICQAI, from the coding sequence ATGAGATCAACATTCAAAGTCTTATTTTATCTCAAGCGCAATGCCCCAAAGAAGAACGGGCTTGTGCCAGTTATGTGCCGTGTGACCGTGAACGGCAAAGTATCCCAATTCAGTTGCAAACTGGATGTAGAGGAAAAATCGTGGAACGTCGAACTAGGCAGACTGTCCGGTCGGAGTACCGTTGCACAGGAAGGTAACTGGATACTTGACAAAATCCGTGTCGGTATCAACAAAACCTATCAAGAAATATGCGACCGTGACAACTATGTAACCGCCGAGAAAGTACGTAATGCTTTTTTAGGCATGGGAATGAAACACGAAACCCTGCTTGCTGTATTTGCACAACACAACGAGGATTACGCCAAACAGGTAGGTAAAATCAAGAGCGAGCGTAGCTATTGGAAATACTGTACCGTGTATAACCACTTGTCCGAGTTCATCAAGCAACGCTACAAGGTCAGTGATATAGCCCTCAAAGAACTTACTCCCGCTTTTATTACCGACTTTGAACTGTTTCTCAGAACGGAGAAAGACCATTGCACGAATACGGTTTGGTCGTACATGATGCCATTACGAAGAATTATCTACATGGCTATCAATAACGGCTGGCTACAGCGTGATCCGTTTTATGGGTACAGCATCACGAAAGAAGAAACGAAGCGGGGCTTTCTGACCAAAGAGGAAATCACACTGCTCATCAATGGTACGTTCAAAAAGAAAAGCTACGAACTCATCCGTGACCTGTTCATTTTCTGCACATTCACCGGATTGAGTTGGACGGATATGGCGAACCTCATGAAAGAGAATTTAGAAATATCCTTTGACGGTCATTTATGGATTAAAACCAAACGCCAGAAAACGGGCACGGAAAGCAACATCCGTCTGTTGGAAGTTGCCAGACATATTATTGAGAAATACGAGGGTATGGCGAAAGACGGTAAGTTGTTACCTGTTCCCTGCTATCCCAACTGCAAAAACGGCATTAAAGTAATCGCAAAGCACTGTGGTATAGACAAAAACGTTACGTGGCATCAAAGCCGACATTCGTATGCCACGACCGTGTGCCTGTCGAACGATGTCCCCATCGAAACACTCTCTAAAATGCTCGGACACCGCAGCATCCGCACAACGCAAATCTACGCGAAGATTACGGCGGAGAAAGTCAGCCGGGATATGGAGAAGCTGTCGAAACAGATTGAGCAGATGGAATCATTTATCTGTCAGGCAATTTAA
- a CDS encoding type I restriction endonuclease subunit R, with the protein MTIQSEQALEQGLIKTLVSMNYQKIEIADENALIVNFRNQLNIHNNIELTDDEFNRIMIHLDSGSIFVKAEKLRNRFPLTRDDESVKWIEFLNTQEWCKNEFQVSNQITDEGRRKCRYDVTILVNGLPLVQVELKKRGVELKQAYSQVQRYHKTAFKGLFNYIQIFVISNGVNTRYFANNPNQGYKFTFPWADFKNNHIDRLDLFAAMFFEQCTLGKMLAKYVVLHQSDKCLMILRPYQFYAVEALLDKVANSVKNGYIWHTTGSGKTLTSFKAAQLIAEMSDIDKVLFVVDRHDLDTQTKKEYDAFAPGAVDSTDNTKELVKALQGKKKLMITTIQKLNNAVQKDRYSKGLQGVKDKNIVMIFDECHRSQFGEMHSNITGFFSKIRYFGFTGTPIFADNANNGCTTKDIFGERLHEYLIKDAIADENVLGFLVEYHGKWKRKSENDKQVKSIDTAEVLLKDERIASITDFILSNYNSSTYERDFNAMLAVGGVKMLIKYYDMFKSRNHDLKIATIFTYTQNEESEDEFTGLGQGFVSVQNTRDILESYIKDYNETFGTEFDTDHFGLYYDDINKRMKNRQIDLLIVSDMFLTGFDAKKLNTLYVDKNLNYHGLLQAFSRTNRVLNEKKKFGKITCFRDLKQQTDDAIKLYSNNKSSEVVLMKPYEKLVERFNEMAAEFLSYFPTVKSVGNLESELDKRRFVILFRAMLRLRNEVKGYNEFDAEDLTIEEQRFADYQSKYLDMSNEFAITSEKEDAESILQDIDFELELVHRDIINVMYILALLQDLKPESSSYPKDRKAVLDTMDSNPELRSKIALIDNFIKLHIDGRQSNDLPADMESDLDKYIATQKAIAIEQVATEEGIDSTLLHEYISEYEYLGKPKNEIIKRAIDPLKLSFMDAQSKKKSLIDKMKDIIKLFSWN; encoded by the coding sequence ATGACAATACAGTCAGAACAAGCATTAGAGCAAGGTTTGATAAAAACACTAGTCTCTATGAATTATCAGAAGATTGAAATAGCAGATGAAAATGCTCTGATTGTCAATTTTCGTAATCAACTTAATATACATAACAATATCGAGCTTACCGATGATGAGTTTAATCGAATAATGATTCATTTGGACAGTGGCTCAATATTCGTAAAAGCAGAAAAACTTCGTAATCGCTTCCCACTCACTCGTGATGATGAGTCGGTAAAGTGGATTGAGTTCCTAAACACACAAGAGTGGTGTAAGAATGAATTTCAGGTTTCCAATCAGATTACCGATGAGGGTAGACGTAAATGTAGGTATGATGTTACGATTTTGGTTAATGGACTACCGCTGGTACAAGTGGAGCTGAAAAAACGTGGTGTAGAACTTAAACAGGCATACAGCCAAGTTCAACGCTACCACAAAACAGCATTCAAGGGACTATTTAACTATATTCAGATATTTGTCATCTCAAACGGTGTAAACACTCGCTACTTCGCCAATAATCCAAATCAAGGATATAAGTTTACATTCCCTTGGGCAGATTTCAAAAACAACCATATTGACAGATTAGATCTCTTTGCTGCGATGTTTTTTGAACAATGTACACTGGGGAAAATGCTTGCCAAATATGTTGTGTTGCACCAATCAGACAAGTGCCTGATGATTCTCAGACCGTATCAATTTTATGCAGTTGAGGCTTTGCTTGACAAGGTTGCTAACTCTGTCAAGAACGGATATATTTGGCACACTACAGGCAGTGGTAAGACGCTTACATCCTTTAAAGCGGCTCAACTAATAGCCGAAATGAGTGATATTGATAAAGTGCTATTTGTTGTTGACAGGCACGATTTGGATACCCAAACCAAGAAAGAGTATGATGCTTTTGCTCCGGGAGCAGTGGATAGTACCGACAATACAAAAGAGTTGGTGAAGGCATTGCAGGGCAAGAAAAAACTGATGATTACTACAATTCAAAAACTGAATAACGCAGTTCAGAAAGATAGATACAGTAAAGGCTTACAAGGGGTAAAAGATAAAAATATTGTAATGATATTTGATGAGTGTCACCGCAGCCAGTTCGGAGAAATGCATTCTAATATAACAGGCTTTTTTAGCAAAATCCGCTACTTTGGATTTACAGGAACCCCCATTTTTGCGGACAATGCCAACAATGGTTGCACAACAAAAGATATTTTTGGTGAAAGACTTCACGAATATCTAATCAAAGATGCTATTGCAGATGAAAACGTACTCGGATTCTTGGTGGAGTATCATGGCAAATGGAAACGAAAAAGTGAAAACGACAAACAGGTTAAATCTATTGATACAGCAGAAGTACTATTGAAGGATGAAAGGATAGCCTCAATAACCGATTTTATACTTTCCAACTATAACTCTTCGACATACGAAAGAGATTTCAATGCGATGTTGGCAGTTGGTGGAGTTAAAATGCTCATTAAATATTACGATATGTTTAAGAGTCGCAACCACGACTTAAAGATTGCTACGATCTTCACATATACTCAAAATGAAGAATCAGAGGACGAATTTACAGGTTTAGGGCAAGGATTTGTTTCTGTTCAAAACACCCGAGATATTTTAGAGAGCTATATCAAAGATTACAACGAGACATTTGGGACGGAATTTGACACAGACCATTTCGGGCTATACTACGATGATATCAATAAGCGAATGAAAAACCGTCAAATCGACCTCTTGATAGTCTCCGATATGTTTCTTACGGGGTTCGATGCTAAGAAACTCAATACACTTTACGTCGACAAAAACCTCAACTATCACGGTCTATTACAAGCATTTTCACGAACAAATCGCGTGCTGAATGAGAAGAAAAAATTTGGTAAAATCACTTGTTTCAGAGACCTTAAACAACAGACGGACGATGCAATAAAACTTTACTCCAATAACAAATCGTCAGAGGTAGTCTTAATGAAACCTTACGAAAAACTTGTTGAGCGATTCAATGAGATGGCAGCCGAATTTTTATCCTATTTCCCTACGGTAAAAAGCGTTGGCAACTTAGAATCAGAGTTAGACAAACGCCGCTTTGTCATTCTCTTCAGAGCAATGCTAAGACTAAGAAATGAGGTGAAGGGATATAATGAATTTGATGCAGAAGATCTTACAATTGAAGAACAACGATTTGCGGACTATCAAAGCAAATACCTTGATATGTCCAATGAGTTTGCTATTACCTCGGAAAAGGAAGATGCCGAAAGTATTCTGCAAGATATAGATTTTGAGTTAGAATTAGTGCACCGAGATATTATCAATGTGATGTATATTCTTGCTCTGCTTCAAGACCTCAAGCCGGAGTCTTCATCATATCCAAAAGACAGGAAAGCGGTTCTTGACACAATGGACTCCAACCCTGAACTGCGTTCTAAGATTGCCCTAATCGACAACTTTATCAAGTTGCATATTGACGGACGGCAAAGCAATGATTTACCTGCTGATATGGAGAGCGATTTGGATAAATACATTGCCACTCAAAAGGCTATTGCCATAGAGCAAGTTGCCACAGAGGAGGGGATTGATAGTACCCTATTGCACGAATATATTTCTGAATATGAGTATTTAGGGAAACCTAAAAACGAAATTATCAAACGAGCCATTGATCCGCTTAAATTATCATTTATGGATGCTCAATCCAAAAAAAAGAGTCTAATCGACAAAATGAAAGATATTATTAAACTGTTTAGCTGGAATTAA
- a CDS encoding helix-turn-helix transcriptional regulator, producing the protein MRKLNRLKVILVEKEKTGKWLAEQLDKDPSTVSKWCSNKIQPSIETLDEIAILLNVDVRELLNKSKLKV; encoded by the coding sequence ATGAGGAAATTAAATAGATTAAAAGTAATTCTCGTCGAGAAAGAAAAAACAGGGAAGTGGCTTGCCGAACAGCTTGATAAAGATCCTTCGACAGTATCGAAATGGTGTTCTAATAAGATTCAACCTTCTATAGAGACGTTAGATGAAATAGCTATTCTGCTAAATGTAGATGTGCGAGAATTATTAAATAAAAGTAAATTGAAAGTATGA
- a CDS encoding AAA family ATPase, whose translation MITNLLLHNFKSHKKTDLRFSNLTVLTGINSAGKSSVIQSLLLLRQSHQKEYIHSYYTS comes from the coding sequence ATGATAACAAATCTATTACTGCATAATTTTAAATCGCATAAGAAGACGGATTTGAGATTTTCAAATCTTACTGTATTGACCGGCATTAATAGTGCCGGAAAATCAAGTGTAATTCAGAGTCTACTATTGCTTAGGCAAAGTCATCAAAAAGAATACATCCACAGTTATTATACTTCATAA
- a CDS encoding leucine-rich repeat protein, which yields MKIKHLFIGIALTANLFAATAQEVKKTYFVSKPGTLISMMTEEEANQVTHLTLTGKINAVDFRHLRDEFKNLQVLDIANASISMYSGKEGTYPDKFYIYMPNFVPAYAFCKMENGTAKGKSTLKKIILSEKIKNIEDAAFMGCENLNICQIKKKTPPNLLPEALADSITAIFVPLGASDEYRLKNRWDNFAFIEGEPLEAKIEVGALSTLENEIQKAGLQPKEINFLTIEGKLDAADFKLIRDYMPNLVAVDIEKTNATAIPDFTFSQKKYLLRIRLPHGLKSIGQRAFSNCGRLCGTVELPESITAIEYGAFMGCDRLRYVVAHGDKITTIGDNLFGEGKNKLIYKR from the coding sequence ATGAAAATAAAACATCTGTTTATAGGAATAGCCCTTACTGCCAATCTATTTGCAGCTACGGCACAAGAAGTTAAGAAAACGTATTTCGTCAGCAAACCGGGAACATTGATTTCGATGATGACGGAAGAGGAAGCGAACCAGGTCACCCACTTGACCCTGACCGGAAAGATCAATGCAGTGGACTTCAGACATCTGCGCGATGAATTTAAAAACTTACAAGTGCTCGACATAGCTAATGCGAGCATCAGCATGTACTCGGGTAAAGAAGGTACCTATCCGGATAAGTTCTATATTTATATGCCGAATTTTGTTCCGGCATACGCTTTCTGTAAGATGGAAAACGGCACTGCCAAAGGAAAATCCACTCTGAAAAAGATCATTCTTTCGGAAAAGATCAAAAACATTGAAGATGCGGCTTTTATGGGCTGCGAAAATCTGAATATATGCCAGATTAAAAAGAAAACTCCTCCTAACCTACTGCCGGAAGCATTGGCAGACAGCATCACTGCTATCTTTGTACCACTGGGAGCAAGTGATGAATACCGGCTGAAAAACCGTTGGGATAACTTTGCATTCATCGAAGGCGAACCACTGGAAGCTAAAATAGAGGTAGGAGCACTAAGCACGCTGGAAAATGAAATTCAGAAAGCAGGACTACAGCCGAAAGAAATCAACTTCCTGACCATCGAAGGCAAGCTGGATGCAGCCGACTTCAAGCTGATACGGGATTATATGCCGAATCTGGTAGCTGTAGACATTGAAAAAACCAATGCAACGGCCATCCCCGACTTTACTTTCTCACAAAAAAAATATCTGCTCCGCATCCGTCTGCCACATGGACTAAAAAGCATCGGACAACGGGCTTTCAGCAATTGCGGCCGTCTCTGTGGAACGGTAGAACTACCGGAAAGCATTACTGCTATCGAATATGGAGCTTTCATGGGATGCGACAGGTTGCGGTACGTAGTTGCTCATGGAGACAAAATCACAACGATAGGAGATAACCTTTTTGGAGAAGGAAAAAATAAGTTGATTTATAAACGATAA
- a CDS encoding CPBP family intramembrane glutamic endopeptidase — translation MEQQDHESFFSPKGIPAFASIIIFLVSFFIVMSLFHSVLNLFSVVRGYGMGYFFIGEGIMLLSVFIVTFLMMRFLDRRPFSDLGFSLKGRGKDILYGFLVAVLIYAIGFGVCLLTGQIEVVGVHLHWSDLLLSGLFFAMVAIVEETMMRGYVLGRLLRTRLNKFISLLISSLLFALLHLMNPNVAFLPMLNLVLGGLLLGASYLYTRNLWFPVSLHFFWNWIQGPVLGYEVSGNRFCETLFSLRLPANNLINGGAFGFEGSLVCTVLATLFTLFIIWWFEQ, via the coding sequence ATGGAACAACAGGATCACGAATCATTCTTTTCTCCGAAAGGGATTCCGGCATTTGCAAGCATTATTATCTTTTTGGTAAGCTTCTTTATCGTCATGTCCCTATTCCATTCCGTTCTGAATCTTTTTTCGGTAGTAAGAGGGTACGGAATGGGTTATTTTTTTATTGGAGAGGGGATTATGTTGTTGAGCGTATTTATTGTAACCTTTCTGATGATGCGATTTCTGGATCGCCGTCCCTTCTCCGATTTAGGATTCAGCCTGAAAGGGCGTGGCAAAGATATTCTCTACGGTTTCCTGGTGGCAGTGCTCATTTATGCCATTGGTTTTGGTGTTTGCCTGCTGACCGGGCAGATTGAGGTTGTCGGTGTCCATTTGCATTGGAGCGATTTGCTCTTAAGCGGGTTGTTTTTCGCCATGGTTGCCATTGTCGAAGAAACTATGATGCGCGGATATGTTCTGGGACGTTTGTTGCGTACGCGTCTCAATAAATTTATTTCTCTTCTCATCTCTTCCCTTTTGTTTGCGTTGCTTCATCTGATGAATCCCAATGTGGCTTTTTTACCCATGCTCAATCTGGTGTTGGGAGGTTTGTTACTGGGAGCTTCCTATCTTTACACCCGTAATCTTTGGTTTCCTGTTTCGCTTCATTTCTTTTGGAACTGGATTCAAGGGCCCGTACTTGGCTATGAAGTCAGTGGCAATCGTTTCTGTGAAACCTTGTTTTCACTTCGCCTGCCTGCAAATAATCTGATTAATGGAGGGGCATTTGGTTTTGAAGGTTCGTTGGTTTGTACCGTATTGGCAACACTCTTTACACTATTCATTATCTGGTGGTTCGAACAATAA
- a CDS encoding helix-turn-helix transcriptional regulator, producing MNSKYLSLPKTKKYIQKKYLQFKEIRNPKRQTIYFVYYGTVGCFSIGIIADLCVYLIRKDLLLALCNILSLGLFLLFTYLLIRKKKQITFLLKCTFYTIQSNILISMYCRIYLPPEETGFFLSQDLMIGMVTCGLASISVSRHTVMILSFAPILLYMFIGVYTSSELYLMSLPSLAVAYIFPPIMLARLQEILRTMQRQKARMTSELKLWAAFNALHLQPSSKEIQLCCLILENKTTEEIAALQYIATSTVRSNRSRLRQKLQLNQETDLQTFLSELIKKDFDYLESPD from the coding sequence ATGAATTCAAAATACCTGTCTTTGCCAAAAACAAAAAAGTACATCCAAAAGAAATATCTACAGTTCAAAGAAATAAGAAATCCGAAGCGACAAACAATTTATTTCGTCTATTACGGTACAGTGGGCTGCTTTAGTATCGGAATCATCGCCGACCTTTGTGTCTACCTGATCAGAAAAGACCTGTTACTGGCTTTATGTAACATATTATCCCTGGGGTTATTCTTACTGTTCACTTACCTGCTGATTCGGAAAAAGAAACAGATAACTTTCTTGTTGAAATGCACCTTTTATACCATACAAAGCAATATCCTAATATCAATGTACTGCCGTATCTACCTCCCACCGGAAGAGACCGGCTTCTTTTTGTCGCAAGATCTGATGATCGGTATGGTTACTTGTGGTCTGGCTTCCATCTCTGTGAGTCGACACACCGTAATGATATTATCTTTCGCCCCGATTCTTTTGTATATGTTCATCGGGGTCTATACATCATCCGAACTTTATTTGATGAGTCTGCCCAGCCTGGCAGTGGCATATATCTTTCCTCCCATCATGTTGGCAAGATTACAGGAAATACTACGAACCATGCAACGACAAAAGGCAAGAATGACATCCGAGCTAAAACTATGGGCTGCTTTCAATGCTTTGCACCTGCAACCGAGTAGCAAAGAAATACAACTTTGCTGCTTGATACTGGAAAACAAAACGACCGAAGAAATAGCAGCACTCCAATACATAGCCACTTCAACCGTGAGAAGCAACCGGAGCCGGCTCCGGCAGAAATTACAACTGAACCAGGAAACCGATCTGCAAACCTTTTTATCAGAACTGATAAAAAAAGATTTTGATTATTTGGAAAGTCCCGATTAA